The Nomascus leucogenys isolate Asia chromosome 23, Asia_NLE_v1, whole genome shotgun sequence genome includes a window with the following:
- the IQANK1 gene encoding putative IQ motif and ankyrin repeat domain-containing protein LOC642574 homolog → MARLELWEQTQEGGPGVGRRLGAGRCGPGRGPALGLPVSCTLLPRREEEAPGLKCQVTELHDVLMKDVGSHIRADGRWPLVIDPSGQVATFLRYQDTNYVDMANPEHLRPERMRLALLGALR, encoded by the exons ATGGCCAGGCTGGAGCTGTGGGAGCAGACGCAGGAGGGTGGGCCTGGCGTGGGGCGccggctgggggctgggagatgCGGCCCGGGGCGGGGTCCGGCGTTGGGCTTGCCTGTCAGCTGCACTCTGCTACCCCGACGGGAAGAAGAGGCGCCCGGGCTGAAGTGCCAGGTCACCGAGCTGCACGACGTGCTGATGAAAGACGTAGGCAGCCACATCCGTGCCGATGGCCG GTGGCCTCTTGTCATTGACCCTTCGGGCCAGGTGGCCACCTTCCTGCGCTACCAGGACACCAACTATGTGGACATGGCAAACCCGGAGCACCTGAGGCCGGAGAGGATGCGGCTGGCTCTGCTGGGGGCTCTGCGGTGA
- the LOC115832871 gene encoding putative IQ motif and ankyrin repeat domain-containing protein isoform X2 codes for MQEGPSAFREGSPAGDSTASSPFLGAPELRARRGSQGPRRRGRGRFPQTWVLSPSRAFAQPPRAASAGGNPGSAALGALRAVSVLLWGLGRLHSQGRSRRGWRRERAPVSLSPPQGQAIQGAFRQLRARRELARRREERREYLEQMEKLQREVRTGGRNPRGPGQAGGGNGEARCVGLGVKLRLGSDLRGVDRGLGARGGGAERAVTSAGAYQAYLALVRREQEAARRLREQEEAAQWERREELQRRRRLLDAAFDGDVGEIRAVPKEVSGGGKRARAGVGVGVGGAGSRDRGGRRRWSS; via the coding sequence ATGCAGGAGGGGCCTTCGGCTTTCAGGGAAGGGAGTCCCGCGGGGGACAGCACCGCTTCCTCACCGTTCCTTGGGGCTCCCGAGCTGCGGGCTCGGCGGGGCTCGCAGGGTCCCCGGAGGCGTGGGCGGGGGAGGTTCCCGCAGACCTGGGTCCTCTCCCCGTCCCGGGCTTTCGCGCAGCCTCCTCGTGCGGCCTCTGCGGGCGGGAACCCCGGCTCGGCCGCCTTGGGGGCTTTGAGAGCCGTTTCGGTCCTTCTGTGGGGGCTGGGCCGGCTCCACTCCCAGGGGCGCAGCAGGCGTGGCTGGAGGCGAGAACGCGCCCCCGTgagcctctccccaccccagggccAAGCGATCCAGGGCGCTTTCCGGCAGCTCCGGGCCAGGAGGGAGCTCGCCCGCCGCCGGGAGGAGCGCCGGGAGTACCTGGAgcagatggagaagctgcagaggGAGGTGAGGACGGGCGGCCGCAACCCCCgggggccagggcaggcaggaggaggaaatggagaagcAAGGTGCGTGGGGTTGGGGGTGAAGCTCAGGTTGGGCTCCGACCTCAGAGGCGTGGACCGTGGCCTCGGGGCTCGGGGCGGTGGCGCGGAGCGGGCGGTGACTTCGGCGGGCGCCTACCAGGCCTACCTGGCCCTGGTGCGCCGGGAGCAGGAGGCCGCGCGGCGGCTGCGCGAGCAGGAGGAGGCGGCGCAGTGGGAGCGGCGGGAGGAGCTGCAGCGTCGCCGCCGCCTGCTGGACGCCGCCTTCGACGGGGACGTGGGCGAGATCCGGGCGGTGCCGAAGGAGGTCAGCGGGGGCGGGAAGAGGGCGAGGGCGGGGGTTGGGGTTGGAGTGGGAGGAGCGGGGAGCCGTGACCGCGGCGGGCGGCGCAGGTGGAGCAGCTAA
- the LOC115832871 gene encoding collagen alpha-1(I) chain-like isoform X1, with amino-acid sequence MSPPRPGASPLSPAFARWGLDAGGAFGFQGRESRGGQHRFLTVPWGSRAAGSAGLAGSPEAWAGEVPADLGPLPVPGFRAASSCGLCGREPRLGRLGGFESRFGPSVGAGPAPLPGAQQAWLEARTRPREPLPTPGPSDPGRFPAAPGQEGARPPPGGAPGVPGADGEAAEGGEDGRPQPPGARAGRRRKWRSKVRGVGGEAQVGLRPQRRGPWPRGSGRWRGAGGDFGGRLPGLPGPGAPGAGGRAAAARAGGGGAVGAAGGAAASPPPAGRRLRRGRGRDPGGAEGGQRGREEGEGGGWGWSGRSGEP; translated from the coding sequence ATGAGCCCTCCCAGGCCTGGGGCCTCCCCACTCAGCCCAGCCTTCGCTCGCTGGGGCCTGGATGCAGGAGGGGCCTTCGGCTTTCAGGGAAGGGAGTCCCGCGGGGGACAGCACCGCTTCCTCACCGTTCCTTGGGGCTCCCGAGCTGCGGGCTCGGCGGGGCTCGCAGGGTCCCCGGAGGCGTGGGCGGGGGAGGTTCCCGCAGACCTGGGTCCTCTCCCCGTCCCGGGCTTTCGCGCAGCCTCCTCGTGCGGCCTCTGCGGGCGGGAACCCCGGCTCGGCCGCCTTGGGGGCTTTGAGAGCCGTTTCGGTCCTTCTGTGGGGGCTGGGCCGGCTCCACTCCCAGGGGCGCAGCAGGCGTGGCTGGAGGCGAGAACGCGCCCCCGTgagcctctccccaccccagggccAAGCGATCCAGGGCGCTTTCCGGCAGCTCCGGGCCAGGAGGGAGCTCGCCCGCCGCCGGGAGGAGCGCCGGGAGTACCTGGAgcagatggagaagctgcagaggGAGGTGAGGACGGGCGGCCGCAACCCCCgggggccagggcaggcaggaggaggaaatggagaagcAAGGTGCGTGGGGTTGGGGGTGAAGCTCAGGTTGGGCTCCGACCTCAGAGGCGTGGACCGTGGCCTCGGGGCTCGGGGCGGTGGCGCGGAGCGGGCGGTGACTTCGGCGGGCGCCTACCAGGCCTACCTGGCCCTGGTGCGCCGGGAGCAGGAGGCCGCGCGGCGGCTGCGCGAGCAGGAGGAGGCGGCGCAGTGGGAGCGGCGGGAGGAGCTGCAGCGTCGCCGCCGCCTGCTGGACGCCGCCTTCGACGGGGACGTGGGCGAGATCCGGGCGGTGCCGAAGGAGGTCAGCGGGGGCGGGAAGAGGGCGAGGGCGGGGGTTGGGGTTGGAGTGGGAGGAGCGGGGAGCCGTGA